One window of the Thermasporomyces composti genome contains the following:
- the whiA gene encoding DNA-binding protein WhiA encodes MAMTAQVKAELTSTTVTKPCCRKAEVSAMLRFAGGLHIVSGRIVVEAELDTGACARRLRREIAEVFGHPSDVLVLAPGGIRKGNRFVVRVVKDGEALARQTGLLDGRGRPVRGLPPQVVNGSTCDAVAAWRGAFLAHGSLTEPGRSAALEVTCPGPEAALALVGAARRIGIAAKARDVRGVDRVVIRDGDAIGALLTRLGAHESLMAWEERRMRREVRATANRLANFDDANLRRSARAAVAAGARVERALEILGDDVPPHLRTAGELRIKNKQASLEELGQLHDPPLTKDAIAGRIRRLLAMADKRAAELGIPGTEANLTPEMLNS; translated from the coding sequence ATGGCAATGACGGCTCAGGTCAAGGCGGAACTGACGAGCACGACGGTGACGAAGCCGTGCTGCCGCAAGGCGGAAGTATCCGCCATGCTCCGCTTCGCGGGAGGCCTGCACATCGTCAGCGGCCGCATCGTCGTCGAGGCGGAGCTCGACACCGGCGCCTGCGCCCGCCGACTACGGAGAGAGATCGCGGAGGTCTTCGGTCACCCCAGTGACGTCCTCGTCCTGGCGCCGGGGGGCATCCGTAAGGGCAACCGGTTCGTGGTTCGCGTCGTCAAGGACGGCGAGGCGTTGGCTCGGCAGACCGGGCTACTCGACGGTCGGGGGAGGCCCGTGCGGGGCCTGCCTCCCCAAGTGGTCAACGGGTCCACGTGCGACGCGGTGGCGGCGTGGCGCGGCGCGTTCCTGGCGCACGGTTCCTTGACCGAGCCTGGTCGATCGGCCGCACTCGAGGTCACCTGCCCTGGCCCCGAGGCCGCCCTCGCCCTCGTCGGAGCGGCTCGGCGCATCGGTATCGCCGCCAAGGCCCGCGATGTGCGGGGAGTCGACCGGGTGGTCATCCGGGATGGTGACGCGATCGGAGCGTTGCTCACCCGGCTCGGCGCGCACGAGAGCCTGATGGCGTGGGAAGAGCGCCGGATGCGGCGCGAGGTGCGCGCGACCGCGAACCGCCTCGCCAACTTCGACGATGCCAACCTGCGACGGTCGGCGCGGGCCGCGGTCGCCGCCGGCGCGCGCGTCGAGCGCGCTCTGGAGATCCTCGGCGACGACGTGCCGCCGCACCTGAGGACTGCCGGTGAGCTTCGGATCAAGAACAAGCAGGCCAGCCTGGAGGAGTTGGGGCAGCTGCACGACCCCCCGCTGACCAAGGACGCCATCGCCGGGCGTATCCGTCGGCTCTTGGCGATGGCCGACAAGCGTGCGGCTGAGCTCGGCATTCCGGGGACGGAGGCGAACTTGACCCCGGAGATGCTGAACTCCTGA
- the gap gene encoding type I glyceraldehyde-3-phosphate dehydrogenase yields MTVRVGINGFGRIGRNFFRAVLAQGTDIEVVGINDLTSNDVLAHMLKYDSVLGRLDAQVSFDDNNLIVNGKAIRATAEADPAQLPWGELGADIVIESTGRFTKAEDARKHVDAGAKKVIISAPATGEDITIVLGVNDDKYDPAKHTIISNASCTTNCVAPMTKVLLDNFGIVKGLMTTIHAYTTEQQLLDQIALTRKGTVNLRRARAAGINIVPTTTGAAKATSLVIPEVKGKLDGMAFRVPVPTGSVTDLVVDLEREVTKEEVNAAYKAAAEGPLKGILVYTEDEIVSSDIVNTAPSCTIDASLTMVNGNQVKVVGWYDNEWGYSNRLVDLALLVGRSL; encoded by the coding sequence GTGACCGTTCGCGTAGGAATCAACGGCTTCGGCCGCATCGGCCGTAACTTCTTCCGCGCCGTTCTCGCCCAGGGAACGGACATCGAGGTTGTCGGCATCAACGACCTCACCAGCAACGACGTCCTCGCGCACATGCTGAAGTACGACTCGGTGCTCGGCAGGCTCGACGCGCAGGTGAGCTTCGATGACAACAACCTCATCGTCAACGGGAAGGCCATCCGCGCGACGGCGGAGGCCGACCCCGCTCAGCTGCCGTGGGGTGAGCTCGGCGCGGACATCGTCATCGAGTCGACCGGGCGCTTCACCAAGGCTGAGGACGCCCGCAAGCACGTCGACGCGGGTGCGAAGAAGGTGATCATCTCCGCGCCGGCGACGGGTGAGGACATCACGATCGTCCTCGGCGTGAACGACGACAAGTACGACCCGGCCAAGCACACGATCATCTCGAACGCGTCGTGCACGACCAACTGCGTCGCGCCGATGACCAAGGTGCTGCTCGACAACTTCGGGATCGTCAAGGGTCTCATGACGACGATCCACGCCTACACCACCGAGCAGCAGCTGCTTGACCAGATCGCGCTCACCCGTAAGGGCACGGTGAACTTGCGTCGTGCTCGGGCCGCGGGCATCAACATCGTCCCGACCACCACGGGCGCGGCCAAGGCCACGAGCCTGGTCATCCCCGAGGTCAAGGGCAAGCTCGACGGCATGGCCTTCCGGGTGCCTGTGCCGACCGGCTCGGTGACCGACCTCGTGGTCGACCTCGAGCGTGAGGTGACCAAGGAGGAGGTGAACGCCGCCTACAAGGCGGCCGCGGAGGGCCCGCTCAAGGGCATCCTGGTCTACACCGAGGACGAGATCGTCTCCTCCGACATCGTCAACACCGCGCCGAGCTGCACGATCGACGCCTCGCTCACGATGGTCAACGGCAACCAGGTCAAGGTTGTCGGCTGGTACGACAACGAGTGGGGCTACTCCAACCGGTTGGTGGATCTGGCGCTTCTTGTGGGTCGGTCGCTGTGA
- a CDS encoding phosphoglycerate kinase has product MKTIEDLGDLRGRRVLVRSDLNVPLAGDPPNRTITDDGRIRASVPTIRALRDRGARVVVMAHLGRPKGQPDEKYSLAPVAKRLGELLGTSVAFAADVVGESARAVVAGLGEGEVALLENVRFDPRETSKVDAEREAFAEELAAFGDAFVSDGFGAVHRKHASVYDVARRLPHAAGQLVLDEVKVLRSLTENPERPYVVVLGGAKVSDKLGVIDNLLGTADRLVIGGGMAFTFLAAQGHEVGRSLLEEDQIETVRGYLQQAGDRIVLPVDVVAATAVSEDAEYSVVPVDAIPKDRMGVDIGPESARLFAEKLADARTAFWNGPMGVAEIPAFAKGTRAVAEALTRVDGLSVVGGGDSAAAVRALGFAEDAFGHISTGGGASLEYLEGKTLPGLAVLED; this is encoded by the coding sequence GTGAAGACCATCGAGGATCTGGGAGACCTGCGGGGCCGCCGGGTCTTGGTGCGCTCCGACCTCAACGTCCCGCTGGCGGGTGACCCGCCCAACCGAACCATCACCGACGATGGGCGGATCCGGGCCAGTGTGCCGACGATCCGTGCGCTTCGTGATCGGGGCGCACGGGTCGTCGTCATGGCTCACCTCGGCCGTCCGAAGGGCCAGCCGGACGAGAAGTACTCGCTCGCTCCGGTCGCCAAGCGGCTCGGTGAGCTCCTCGGCACGTCGGTGGCGTTCGCGGCCGACGTGGTCGGCGAGAGCGCGCGAGCGGTCGTCGCCGGCCTCGGTGAGGGAGAGGTCGCGCTCCTGGAGAACGTGCGCTTCGACCCGCGCGAGACGAGCAAGGTCGACGCGGAGCGGGAAGCCTTCGCCGAGGAGCTGGCGGCGTTCGGTGACGCGTTCGTTTCCGATGGGTTCGGCGCTGTTCACCGCAAGCACGCCAGCGTCTACGACGTGGCCCGGCGGTTGCCGCACGCGGCCGGCCAGCTCGTGCTGGACGAGGTGAAGGTGCTCCGCTCGTTGACGGAGAACCCGGAGCGTCCCTACGTCGTGGTGCTCGGCGGAGCGAAGGTCTCCGACAAGCTGGGTGTCATCGACAACCTGCTCGGCACGGCCGACCGACTGGTCATCGGTGGGGGCATGGCCTTCACCTTCCTGGCCGCGCAGGGGCATGAGGTCGGCCGGAGCCTGCTGGAGGAGGACCAGATCGAGACGGTCCGGGGCTACCTCCAGCAAGCAGGTGATCGGATCGTGCTCCCGGTCGACGTCGTGGCGGCGACCGCGGTGTCCGAGGACGCCGAGTACAGCGTGGTGCCGGTCGACGCGATCCCCAAGGATCGGATGGGCGTCGACATCGGTCCTGAGTCGGCGCGGCTGTTCGCCGAGAAGCTCGCGGACGCGCGGACGGCCTTCTGGAACGGCCCCATGGGGGTCGCGGAGATCCCGGCCTTCGCCAAGGGCACCCGCGCTGTCGCCGAGGCGCTCACCCGGGTCGACGGCCTGTCGGTCGTCGGCGGTGGGGACTCCGCCGCCGCGGTCCGCGCGCTCGGCTTCGCCGAGGACGCCTTCGGACACATCTCGACGGGTGGAGGTGCCAGCCTCGAATACCTCGAGGGCAAGACACTTCCCGGCCTCGCCGTCCTGGAGGACTGA
- the tpiA gene encoding triose-phosphate isomerase has protein sequence MAGNWKMNLDHREAVHLVQKLAWILQDKKHDFDAVEVVVLPSFTNIRSVQTLIDGDRLRIRHGAQDLSPHDKGAYTGDVSGAMLAKLGCSYVVVGHSERRQHHREDDTIVNAKLQAALRHGIRPILCVGEGLDVRKEGRHVEYTVGQVQAALDGVKAEQMSDVVIAYEPVWAIGTGEVATPDDAQEVCAAIRKVVGDRFGDDVARGVRVLYGGSVKASNVAGIMAKPDVDGALVGGASLDPEEFAGICRYYDLPILPSA, from the coding sequence ATGGCCGGTAACTGGAAGATGAACCTCGACCACCGCGAGGCGGTCCATCTCGTCCAGAAGCTGGCCTGGATCCTGCAGGACAAGAAGCACGACTTCGACGCGGTCGAGGTCGTCGTCCTCCCGTCGTTCACCAACATCCGGTCGGTCCAGACCCTGATCGACGGCGATCGGCTGCGCATTCGGCACGGTGCGCAGGACCTCAGCCCGCACGACAAGGGCGCCTACACCGGGGACGTCTCCGGTGCGATGCTGGCGAAGCTGGGCTGCTCCTATGTCGTGGTGGGCCACTCCGAGCGTCGCCAGCACCACCGTGAGGACGACACGATCGTCAACGCCAAGCTGCAGGCGGCGCTGCGGCACGGGATCCGACCGATCCTGTGCGTGGGCGAGGGACTCGACGTGCGCAAGGAGGGCCGGCACGTCGAGTACACGGTCGGGCAGGTGCAGGCCGCGCTGGACGGCGTGAAGGCGGAGCAGATGTCCGACGTCGTCATCGCCTACGAGCCGGTATGGGCGATCGGCACGGGCGAGGTCGCGACACCGGACGACGCGCAGGAGGTGTGCGCGGCGATCCGCAAGGTCGTGGGCGACCGCTTCGGGGACGACGTCGCGCGCGGTGTTCGGGTTCTCTACGGCGGCTCGGTCAAGGCGTCGAACGTCGCCGGGATCATGGCGAAGCCCGACGTCGACGGCGCTCTGGTGGGCGGGGCGAGCCTCGACCCCGAGGAGTTCGCCGGCATCTGCCGCTACTACGACCTGCCGATCCTGCCGTCGGCATAG
- a CDS encoding RibD family protein, with the protein MESGRGRRPYVVASCAMSVDGLIDDASDRRLVLSNDADLDRVDQVRAECDAILVGAETVRRDNPRLLVRSARRRRLRREEGRPDSPLKVTLTRSGDLDPAARFFTEGGAETLVYAASAAYTRTRDRLGSVTTVVDAGSSPEPDEVLADLWARGVRRLLVEGGERVHTAFLTADLVDELHLVIAPCFVGHADAPRFVGPGPFPHHPGRPMTLVEVRPIGDVALLRYRLGSGRDAAAGDQADR; encoded by the coding sequence ATGGAGAGTGGCAGGGGGAGGCGGCCGTACGTCGTGGCGAGCTGCGCGATGTCCGTCGACGGCTTGATCGACGACGCCAGCGACCGACGGCTCGTCCTCTCCAACGACGCCGACCTGGATCGCGTCGATCAGGTGCGGGCCGAGTGCGACGCGATCCTGGTGGGCGCCGAGACGGTCCGTCGGGACAATCCGCGCCTGCTGGTGCGATCGGCGAGGCGGCGACGTCTGCGACGCGAGGAGGGTCGTCCCGACTCTCCGCTCAAGGTGACGTTGACACGCAGCGGTGACCTCGACCCGGCGGCACGCTTCTTCACCGAGGGAGGGGCGGAAACGCTCGTCTACGCGGCGTCGGCTGCGTACACCCGGACCCGCGACCGGCTGGGATCCGTCACGACCGTGGTCGACGCCGGGAGCTCGCCCGAGCCGGACGAGGTGCTCGCCGACTTGTGGGCACGGGGCGTTCGCCGGCTCCTCGTCGAGGGTGGGGAGCGCGTCCATACGGCGTTCCTCACCGCGGACCTCGTGGACGAGCTGCACCTGGTGATCGCGCCCTGCTTCGTCGGGCACGCCGACGCCCCGCGCTTCGTCGGACCTGGCCCGTTCCCCCACCACCCCGGCCGCCCCATGACGCTGGTCGAGGTCCGCCCGATCGGCGACGTGGCTTTGCTGCGCTACCGCTTGGGCAGCGGACGGGACGCCGCGGCGGGAGACCAAGCCGACAGGTGA
- a CDS encoding deaminase — MAERTSRREPSERDLRWLRAAIELSRRCPPSPSAYSVGAIVVDASGEEIARGFSRESHPRDHAEEAALAKLPPGDPRLRTATVYSSLEPCSTRASRPTPCAQLLIEAGVPRVVLAWREPELFVDCRGVEVLEAAGVEVVEVPELASLARAVNAHLFDT, encoded by the coding sequence ATGGCTGAGCGAACGTCAAGGCGAGAGCCCAGTGAGAGGGATCTCCGATGGCTTCGGGCTGCGATCGAGCTGTCTCGACGCTGCCCGCCCTCCCCGTCGGCGTACTCGGTGGGCGCGATCGTGGTCGACGCGAGCGGCGAGGAGATCGCGCGGGGATTCTCCCGTGAGTCGCACCCGCGTGACCACGCCGAGGAGGCCGCCTTGGCCAAGCTCCCCCCGGGTGATCCTCGCCTCCGCACGGCCACGGTCTACTCGAGCTTGGAGCCGTGCAGCACCAGGGCGTCCCGACCGACTCCCTGCGCACAGCTGCTGATCGAGGCCGGCGTTCCACGGGTCGTGCTGGCCTGGCGGGAGCCCGAGCTGTTCGTCGACTGCCGTGGTGTGGAAGTGCTCGAGGCCGCGGGTGTCGAGGTGGTCGAAGTCCCCGAGCTGGCATCGCTCGCTCGCGCGGTCAACGCCCACCTGTTCGACACCTGA
- a CDS encoding enoyl-CoA hydratase has translation MDELLLDRDGAILRVTFNRPRRRNALTWEMYDALLAVCHQVEADPGVRVLVLRGAGGEAFVSGTDIAQFAEFASGEDGVEYERRVSDVLEGLTRLRVPTIAVVTGWCVGAGLAVAAACDLRIATHGSRFAIPIARTVGNTPSLATIALLADQLGVGRTLDLLLRARAMTAREAHEAGFVCEVCGDEEIVERTAEIERRLLEHAPLTMWAAKEAMHRLRTARLPDDTDILRRVYGSEDFREGVRAFLAREPPRWGGR, from the coding sequence GTGGACGAGCTGCTCCTGGACAGGGACGGGGCCATCCTGCGGGTCACGTTCAACCGGCCGCGTCGACGCAATGCCCTGACCTGGGAAATGTACGACGCGTTGCTCGCGGTGTGCCACCAGGTCGAGGCCGACCCTGGCGTCCGGGTGTTGGTCCTGCGGGGCGCTGGCGGTGAGGCCTTCGTCTCGGGCACCGACATCGCGCAGTTCGCGGAGTTCGCGAGCGGCGAGGACGGCGTGGAGTACGAGCGGCGGGTGAGCGACGTCCTCGAGGGCCTCACTCGCCTGCGCGTTCCCACCATCGCGGTGGTGACCGGGTGGTGCGTGGGTGCCGGGCTCGCCGTGGCGGCGGCGTGCGACCTGCGCATCGCCACCCACGGGTCGCGCTTCGCGATCCCGATCGCGCGCACCGTGGGAAACACCCCCTCGCTCGCGACGATCGCCCTCCTCGCCGACCAGCTCGGTGTCGGGCGCACCCTGGACCTTCTCCTGCGCGCACGCGCGATGACGGCGCGGGAAGCGCACGAGGCGGGTTTCGTGTGCGAGGTCTGCGGCGACGAGGAGATCGTCGAACGCACCGCGGAGATCGAGCGGCGACTCCTCGAGCACGCGCCGCTGACCATGTGGGCGGCCAAGGAAGCCATGCACCGGCTGCGGACCGCTCGACTTCCAGACGACACCGACATCCTGCGTCGCGTCTATGGCAGCGAGGATTTCCGCGAAGGAGTCCGAGCGTTCCTGGCGCGCGAACCCCCCAGGTGGGGAGGCCGCTGA
- a CDS encoding N-acyl-D-amino-acid deacylase family protein produces MKGDILLRGGTLLDGTGAPAQTADVLLAEGRVVAVGQLSGTDARRVLDVSGAVVCPGFIDLHSHADFTVFSAPDALTQVTQGVTTLVTGNCGFSPFPVQPEHAEELRAHGGFLDDGLPWEWSSAAEYAEAVSRLPLGVNLALQVGHGALRIAVMGGADRAPTDAELTRMRDLLRSSARTVVGLSSGLIYAPGSYADTTELVALAREAAAAGLLYSTHIRNEGAGLLDAVTEALTVGREAGVRVQISHLKASGADNWGKVTDALTLVRQAQAEGLDVGVDQYPYTASSTTLTAWLPAWALAGGRQALVRRLDDPEQAGRMAAEIAGTVNRSFRPDRVVLADTPDGPYRHLVGKTVADAAAELGLDPARAVVELLRGQRGVLGVIHHSMSEDDVRTVLRDPEVAVASDGHVLGCHGRGRPHPRGLGTFARVLGRYVREEGVLDLAVAIRKATSVPATRLGWTDRGVVVPGAIADLAVFDPATVLDRATYTDPWQLSTGVLYTFVGGTPVLDDGHPTGEAPGRVLRPARR; encoded by the coding sequence ATGAAGGGTGACATCCTCCTGCGCGGGGGCACGCTGCTCGACGGGACCGGAGCACCGGCACAGACCGCGGACGTCCTCCTCGCGGAGGGCCGCGTCGTCGCGGTCGGCCAGCTCTCCGGCACGGACGCTCGGCGGGTGCTCGACGTCTCCGGCGCCGTGGTGTGCCCTGGCTTCATCGACCTGCACTCCCACGCCGACTTCACGGTCTTCAGCGCACCCGACGCCCTCACCCAGGTGACGCAGGGCGTGACCACGCTGGTGACCGGCAACTGTGGCTTCTCCCCGTTTCCGGTGCAGCCCGAGCACGCCGAGGAGCTTCGGGCGCATGGCGGCTTCCTCGACGACGGCCTCCCATGGGAGTGGTCGAGCGCGGCCGAGTACGCCGAGGCGGTGTCCCGGCTTCCGCTCGGCGTCAACCTCGCCTTGCAGGTCGGCCACGGCGCCCTCCGCATCGCGGTCATGGGAGGCGCGGACCGGGCGCCGACCGACGCGGAGCTGACCCGAATGCGGGACCTCCTGCGTTCCTCCGCGAGGACGGTCGTCGGCCTGTCCAGTGGGCTGATCTACGCGCCCGGCTCCTACGCGGACACCACCGAGCTGGTCGCGCTCGCCCGCGAGGCAGCGGCGGCCGGCTTGTTGTACTCCACCCACATCCGAAACGAGGGCGCGGGCCTCCTCGACGCCGTCACCGAGGCGCTGACCGTCGGCCGGGAAGCCGGGGTGCGTGTCCAGATCTCGCACCTGAAGGCGAGCGGCGCCGACAACTGGGGCAAGGTGACGGACGCGCTGACATTGGTGCGACAGGCACAAGCCGAGGGCCTCGACGTCGGCGTCGACCAGTACCCCTACACCGCGTCCAGCACCACCTTGACCGCCTGGCTTCCGGCATGGGCGCTCGCCGGCGGGCGTCAGGCGCTGGTCCGTCGCCTGGACGACCCTGAGCAGGCCGGGCGAATGGCGGCGGAGATCGCCGGCACCGTCAACCGTTCGTTCCGCCCCGACCGCGTCGTCCTCGCGGACACGCCGGACGGTCCCTACCGGCACCTCGTCGGCAAGACCGTCGCGGACGCGGCGGCGGAGCTCGGCCTGGATCCCGCCCGCGCCGTCGTCGAGCTGTTGCGCGGCCAGCGGGGCGTGCTCGGCGTCATCCACCACAGCATGTCCGAGGACGACGTCCGCACGGTGCTGCGGGACCCTGAGGTCGCGGTGGCCAGCGACGGCCACGTCCTCGGCTGTCACGGGCGTGGTCGACCTCACCCGCGTGGGCTCGGTACCTTCGCCCGGGTGCTCGGTCGCTACGTCCGGGAGGAGGGCGTCCTCGACCTCGCGGTGGCGATCCGCAAGGCCACCTCGGTGCCGGCGACGCGGCTGGGCTGGACCGACCGCGGCGTCGTCGTCCCGGGCGCGATCGCCGACCTGGCGGTCTTCGATCCCGCCACCGTGCTCGATCGAGCCACCTACACCGACCCGTGGCAGCTGTCGACGGGTGTGCTGTACACGTTCGTCGGTGGGACGCCTGTCCTCGACGACGGTCATCCGACAGGGGAGGCGCCGGGCCGCGTGCTGCGCCCGGCTCGCCGCTGA
- the pgm gene encoding phosphoglucomutase (alpha-D-glucose-1,6-bisphosphate-dependent) encodes MSTHPRAGQVAEPDDLVDVARLVTAYFTEHPDPTVPEQAVSFGTSGHRGSSLTGSFNDDHIAAITQAICEHRKAAGVDGPLFLARDTHALSEPAWATALEVLAANGVTVLVDARDGYTPTPALSHAILTYNRNRRSGLADGIVVTPSHNPPSDGGFKYNPPNGGPADTDVTRWIQDRANALLRDKLAGVRRVPLARARSADTTGRYDFLDAYVADLPSVVDLDAIRSAGIRIGADPLGGASVAYWGEIGARYGLDLTVVNPLVDPTWRFMTLDWDGKIRMDCSSRHAMASLIDRRATYQIATGNDADADRHGIVTPEAGLMNPNHYLAVAIWYLCGHRPGWPASTAIGKTLVSSSMIDLVAADLGRRLVEVPVGFKWFVNGLLDGSLAFGGEESAGASFLRRDGSVWTTDKDGILLCLLAAEIQAVTERSPSEHYTELTRRFGDPAYARVDAPATREQKALLGALSPEQVTATEIAGEPITATLTRAPGNDAPIGGLKVVTPNAWFAARPSGTEDVYKIYAESFRGPAHLAEVQAEARAIVDAVLRTGA; translated from the coding sequence ATGAGCACCCACCCGCGCGCCGGACAGGTAGCCGAACCAGACGATCTGGTGGACGTCGCCCGCCTCGTCACCGCCTACTTCACCGAGCACCCTGACCCGACGGTCCCCGAGCAGGCGGTGTCGTTCGGAACCTCCGGCCACCGCGGGTCCAGCCTCACCGGGTCGTTCAACGACGACCACATCGCGGCGATCACGCAGGCGATCTGCGAGCATCGCAAGGCCGCGGGTGTCGACGGGCCGCTGTTCCTCGCACGGGACACCCATGCGCTCTCCGAGCCGGCGTGGGCGACGGCCTTGGAAGTCCTCGCGGCGAACGGCGTCACGGTCCTCGTCGACGCCCGTGACGGGTACACGCCGACCCCGGCCCTCTCCCACGCGATCCTCACCTACAACCGGAACCGCCGGTCCGGTCTGGCGGACGGGATCGTGGTCACGCCGTCGCACAACCCTCCAAGCGATGGCGGCTTCAAGTACAACCCACCGAACGGTGGCCCGGCCGACACCGATGTGACGCGCTGGATCCAGGACCGCGCCAACGCTCTCTTGCGCGACAAGCTGGCCGGTGTCCGGCGAGTCCCCCTGGCCCGCGCGCGCTCGGCCGACACCACGGGTCGGTACGACTTTCTCGACGCGTACGTCGCCGACCTGCCGAGCGTCGTCGACCTCGACGCGATTCGGTCGGCGGGCATCAGGATCGGCGCGGACCCGCTGGGTGGTGCGAGCGTGGCGTACTGGGGCGAGATCGGCGCGCGCTACGGGCTCGATCTCACCGTCGTCAACCCGCTCGTGGACCCCACCTGGCGGTTCATGACCTTGGACTGGGACGGCAAGATCCGCATGGACTGCTCGTCTCGCCACGCGATGGCGTCCCTCATCGACCGACGGGCCACCTACCAGATCGCCACCGGCAACGACGCCGACGCCGATCGTCACGGCATCGTCACGCCCGAGGCCGGCCTGATGAATCCCAACCACTACCTCGCGGTCGCGATCTGGTACCTGTGCGGCCACCGGCCGGGCTGGCCGGCGTCCACCGCCATCGGCAAGACGCTGGTGAGCTCCTCGATGATCGACCTCGTGGCGGCTGACCTCGGTCGTCGGTTGGTCGAGGTACCGGTGGGCTTCAAGTGGTTCGTCAACGGCCTGCTCGACGGCAGCCTCGCGTTCGGTGGCGAGGAGAGCGCCGGCGCGTCCTTCCTCCGCCGCGACGGCTCGGTGTGGACCACCGACAAGGACGGCATCCTCCTGTGCCTGCTCGCGGCGGAGATCCAGGCGGTGACGGAGCGGTCCCCGAGCGAGCACTACACCGAGCTCACCCGCCGCTTCGGTGATCCGGCCTACGCGCGGGTCGACGCGCCGGCGACGAGGGAGCAGAAGGCGCTCCTCGGCGCCCTCTCACCCGAGCAGGTGACGGCCACCGAGATCGCTGGCGAACCGATCACCGCGACGCTGACCCGTGCGCCGGGCAATGACGCGCCGATCGGTGGGCTGAAAGTGGTGACGCCCAACGCGTGGTTCGCCGCTCGCCCCTCGGGGACCGAGGACGTCTACAAGATCTACGCCGAGTCCTTCCGGGGTCCCGCGCACCTGGCCGAGGTCCAGGCCGAGGCCCGGGCGATCGTCGACGCGGTGCTGCGGACTGGGGCCTGA
- a CDS encoding MFS transporter — translation MSRSESTEDASPAKDASPGSRTARLVRRLGALCPDLTPLRTSRDFRLLWIAGTIFYLGGMVTYVALPYQIYQLTGSNFAIGLLGLVQLVPLIVCGLYGGVLADRVDRKRVLVVTGAAQCVLIGLLLVNAALPDPQIWPIYALGALLTVTQSLQRPSREALTPRVVRHEEVPAAVVLSSIGLQVGMLAGPALGGVLTAKVGVAWAYAIDVAGLLLSTALFAALRPYPPLTDSGQAGLGSAIREIAEGMRYAVRRKDLLGTYVVDMTAMVLAMPVVLFPALASDVFHQPAALGLLYSASTVGSLVATATSGWTSRVHHHGRAVVLAAAAWGAAVALAGLAPSVWLAVAAFVMAGAADMISGLFRSVIWNQTIPDDRRGRLAGIEMLSYSIGPLAGEARAGLVADMTSVRASIVSGGALCVVGVGLVARWLREFWRYDARTDEHAVRERERRAALAAQTATSDVHGGGSDAPPDAREASPHDGAAASLTSSGRH, via the coding sequence GTGAGTCGTTCTGAGTCCACGGAGGACGCGTCCCCCGCAAAGGACGCGTCCCCTGGATCACGCACAGCCCGGCTCGTTCGTCGGCTCGGGGCTCTTTGTCCCGATCTGACACCGTTACGAACGTCCCGCGACTTTCGGCTGCTGTGGATCGCTGGCACGATCTTCTACCTGGGCGGGATGGTGACGTATGTCGCCCTCCCGTACCAGATCTACCAGCTCACCGGCTCCAACTTCGCGATCGGCCTTCTCGGGCTCGTCCAGCTGGTGCCGTTGATCGTGTGCGGGCTGTACGGCGGCGTGCTGGCCGACCGTGTCGATCGCAAGCGGGTGCTGGTGGTGACCGGGGCCGCGCAGTGCGTGCTCATCGGTCTGTTGCTCGTCAACGCGGCCCTTCCTGACCCACAGATCTGGCCCATCTACGCCCTCGGCGCGCTCCTCACCGTGACGCAGTCGCTGCAGCGCCCGAGTCGAGAGGCGCTGACTCCCCGGGTCGTTCGCCACGAGGAAGTGCCAGCCGCGGTCGTCCTGTCCTCGATCGGCCTCCAGGTCGGGATGCTCGCCGGGCCCGCGCTCGGCGGCGTTCTCACCGCCAAGGTCGGCGTCGCGTGGGCGTACGCGATCGACGTCGCGGGGCTGCTCCTCTCGACCGCGCTGTTCGCCGCGTTGCGGCCGTATCCACCGCTGACCGACAGCGGGCAGGCTGGACTGGGGAGCGCCATCCGAGAGATCGCTGAAGGGATGCGCTACGCCGTCCGACGCAAGGACCTGCTCGGCACGTACGTCGTCGACATGACCGCGATGGTCCTCGCGATGCCCGTCGTGCTCTTCCCAGCGTTGGCGTCGGACGTGTTCCACCAACCTGCCGCGCTCGGACTCCTCTATTCCGCGTCGACCGTCGGCTCGCTCGTGGCGACCGCGACCAGCGGCTGGACCTCGCGCGTGCACCACCACGGGCGAGCCGTCGTCCTGGCCGCCGCTGCCTGGGGCGCGGCGGTGGCGCTCGCCGGCCTGGCGCCGTCGGTGTGGCTCGCGGTGGCGGCCTTCGTGATGGCGGGCGCGGCGGACATGATCAGCGGCTTGTTCCGCAGCGTCATCTGGAACCAGACGATTCCCGACGATCGTCGTGGTCGGCTGGCGGGCATCGAGATGCTGTCGTACTCGATCGGTCCGCTCGCCGGCGAGGCTCGCGCCGGTCTCGTCGCGGACATGACGAGCGTGCGCGCCTCGATCGTCAGTGGCGGCGCGCTGTGCGTCGTGGGTGTCGGCTTGGTCGCCCGTTGGCTTCGCGAGTTCTGGAGGTACGACGCCCGTACCGACGAGCACGCCGTCCGCGAACGTGAGCGAAGGGCCGCGCTCGCGGCACAGACCGCGACGTCGGATGTCCACGGAGGCGGCAGCGACGCACCTCCCGACGCCAGGGAAGCCTCACCACACGACGGGGCCGCCGCGTCGCTGACCTCCTCAGGACGTCACTGA